In one bacterium genomic region, the following are encoded:
- a CDS encoding 5'-methylthioadenosine phosphorylase, whose amino-acid sequence FPDDLDEPGVRVVERGLSFETPWGRTANWQLLEYDGGVTADGRPRLALNVFAHGWPRDAVDHSAHRKVFWVLGQAGVRKVLSDSTCGSLNRALQPRDYIITGDVLDLGQTQYSTLPGRFGFLCRGAQLFCPSLMRTLEGAARDLWPAPARVYGRANRIITAHTWGPRLETPAEARALQLLGADAANQSVAPEAANAREIGACFVSGSYVVNYVDGVIPEEWGALDRIHDELGAVAARISLRSVARADLTDACGCGVYRAARPDKYQAAAQSDAPGR is encoded by the coding sequence TTCCCTGACGACCTTGATGAACCGGGCGTTCGCGTTGTCGAGCGCGGGCTGAGCTTTGAGACGCCGTGGGGACGCACGGCGAACTGGCAGCTGCTCGAGTATGACGGCGGCGTCACGGCCGACGGCCGGCCCCGGCTGGCGCTCAACGTGTTTGCGCACGGCTGGCCGCGTGACGCGGTCGACCATTCGGCGCACCGCAAGGTTTTCTGGGTGCTCGGCCAGGCCGGCGTCCGGAAGGTCCTGTCCGACAGCACCTGCGGCTCGCTCAACCGGGCGCTCCAACCGAGGGACTACATCATCACCGGCGACGTCCTGGATCTCGGCCAAACCCAGTATTCCACCCTGCCGGGGCGATTCGGATTCCTGTGCCGCGGCGCGCAGTTGTTCTGCCCCAGCCTGATGCGCACGCTCGAGGGGGCGGCCCGCGATCTATGGCCGGCGCCCGCGCGCGTCTACGGGCGTGCGAACCGAATCATCACGGCGCACACCTGGGGGCCGCGCCTGGAGACCCCGGCGGAGGCGCGGGCGCTGCAACTGCTGGGCGCCGATGCCGCCAACCAGAGCGTGGCTCCGGAGGCGGCCAACGCGCGCGAAATCGGCGCGTGCTTCGTCAGCGGCTCGTACGTGGTCAACTACGTCGACGGGGTCATTCCCGAGGAGTGGGGCGCGCTCGACCGGATCCATGACGAGCTGGGGGCGGTGGCCGCGCGCATCAGCCTCCGGAGCGTCGCCCGCGCGGACCTCACGGACGCGTGCGGGTGCGGCGTCTACCGGGCGGCCCGGCCGGACAAGTATCAGGCGGCCGCGCAATCCGATGCGCCCGGCCGCTGA